The stretch of DNA ggttcttttgtcggggtgaataaccacggtcagtcaacacttctcggatgctctttgatgaagaacgaagaaattgaatcattcaaatggttatttcaatgctggcttcgttgcatgggaggaaacgctctgaaagggtttctcaccgatcaatgcgcatcaatgaaaagggctttagaagcctgtatgccaacaacaattcaccgttggtgtatttggcacatcatgaagaagattccaagcaaattaaacgggtacaagggacatgccgatatcgaacaagaaatgagccaagttgtttggaactctcacagcaaagactcattcgataggaattggaacgattttctgctgaattttggtcttgaggacaacaagtggctttcaggtaatgtctttttaaaatctgcagcagaggtgtaaattgcatgttctCTCGGGTGTATTTATTGtatgtgtttgggtgtattatgcagatctgtaCGAAGACCGTCACATATGGGTTcctatctatctggatcaccacttctgggcagggatgagaagcacacaaaggagcgagagcatgcattcattttttaacaagtatATCACCCGGAACAGCTCACTCATTCAGTTCGTCAAAAAATACGATAATTGCCTCAGAAGCAGGGAAcaagcagagagagaatcagatgctgcagattttcatacggtcataccgtgtgcaaccaaatcctccattgaagctcagtttcaagatgCGTACGCTCATGCAAAGTTTAGGGAAGTCCAAGCGCAATTCAGAGGAAAGGCGAATTGCATCACCAGATTAAAGAATTCTGCTCTAGGCTATTCATTATACGAAGTCGGAGAACAAGTTTCCAGCTCGTTATTCAACAAGTTCGTGGTTACTTACGACTCAGTTGCAGCCGAGGTAAAATGCCAATATTTATTATTCGGGTCGAGAGGGATACTGTGCCGTCACGcactaagcgtgttaagcttcgaacaagtaagccaagtgtcacctagatatatactggaacgatggagcaagaaggtaaagaggtgacacacacacatcaaggaGATGGAATCattaaaagccaaaaggaatgggacatcttctttatcccacgaagacgccaacttggaatccgttaacgagcttcaaagcccgccaaggattcgaacaagaggacgtccaaaaaacaggctaggttcaaagctggagaaacagattgcaaatgccacaaagaagaagaagacgaaagtTTTAAGCGAGGTAAAAGTAATGTTCTTTAAATGTGTGgcgattgagtttatttttctcgttaatagtttagctaatgtgtgagtgttatattcagataaacctgtttgatgctgcatcagcggCGCATTCAAATTCCAGCCAATATCAAGGACAcgttatgaattatcagttcagggtaccagcagcaggggataactctttgggtgtatagtttTATATAATATGGGTGTAAAAGCGCTAttactttgggtgtatttttgttcaTTCACAATTATCATATAGACAcatatatagatacatatataACAAGAGCTGTAAAAATTCGCAGgttatgggtgtatatttgATTTGATCTTTTTCTTCATATATTAGTACATttaattcatacattttgaatacagcacatacagtttgggtgtatattttatGCAATCTTGGGTGTATTATGAGACTTGCGTTGGGTGTAACAGTTTATAATTTGCGTTTATATATGCCTTGATTTTTTCCTTCATATTTTACCATCTGTAATACAGCTCAGACAATTTAACAGCACAGATAGTTTAACTATGGGAAAAAATATACATGGAATAGAAGTTGTTGATAAGTGGCAAATATTTACATCATTTGTTCAATTTACAAACTACCCAGCAGTTGGATCACGCAGTTTCTATATCAGCAGAATCTATTTGACAAAAAGGactcaataatacagaggatgGCTTTGACAGCCTTATAGCACTACTCTCTCTAATTGCCCAATCTCTCTGTTTATTCATCTCACTGAATAGTATCTGGGAAGCATACTCCACTCTATAGTGGTCTACCTCCTCctacaattaaaaagtatattCTGTTTAAACAGCAATATTAATTCAGTAAAGTAATACAGAGTTATAGAGTTCTAAATACAGTTACCTGTTTCCAATTATCCCATtcatacttcccctttttgatgttttcCGGCTCAATTAACTCAAGCCATTTCATAACGTAGATAGCGCAGTCATAGctgaaaacgaaaaaaataaattacaaatctcaTTTAGGAAAGTTTAATGTTCAGAGTCACAAATTTATACCTTGTTTTTTGGCCTGATATTTTAACATATGatgatttaatttctttctcCCTCTCGCCTCTCTGCAGAGGTTCCCCGCCGGCATATGTTATCAATCTTGAAAATACGTATCccttaaataccaaaacaaatcAGTAATACACCCGAATGAATGCACGAGATACACCCAACTTAATGGACAACATACACCCAACAAAGAAATAGATCTATCTATTAAAGAAGACAGAGGCAACTTACAGTGAATTTATTAATCTGCTTTCTCTCATCGCTCGGAGCTTTTTTGTGTAGCGGGTCAAGTATATGACATTTCCGCTTTCTTGTATTTATTAGCCATAACCACCAGTGCCCCCAGTGGCAAACAGGTGCAAAAATCTGAAGGATTGCCACATGTCAACattgtgttattttatttggcattaagcgtactaacaaatttagcaaacgaaaacttacatatggatgcgaagtcaatttttttctatctatGAAGGGAATGAAACTTGGGTAGGCTTCCACCCTgaattcctttttcattttcggTGATACGAATTCCCCATTTGGGTGATCCGAAAGTGCCATGCTCTGCAAGAATTACGAAACAAGAAATGAAATACTGAAAATACAGAACTTACACCCAATCGAAcgtaaaaaatacacccaaaacaatacacaaaatacacccaaagttcgtagaagtaacacttaccacaatatcgggggggagacagtatatttgttcttgaaatctCTGTTCATTTTTCTGGTTGAGGATGAGGCAGATGGCAGATACAATCTAGAAATATATGCCGAAATCAATTTTACATTAATAAACATTGCAGTTGACTTTGGtgtaaaaacattaatgttattctaatattacctGAGATTCTATATCACTTTTTGCCTGGAGGGATGCAAGGTGCATTCTCATCAATATGTATTCTCCTTGGCCAATCAGAGTGCACATCTCCTCATACTCGTCAGTATTGCCATCTGCGTCTTCCTTGAGTCTTGTCACCCAAATGTAGCACTTTTGTTTCATATCATCCGAAATTTGATTTATTCCCCCTGGAGTTTCAAACTTTCCAGAACTTTCTCCCCCAGTCTCCTTCTAAATTTGCGGACTTGTGTTTTTCCCCTTTGCCGCGCTGGTTGCTATTCTTTGGACCAAATCATCCAATTGTTCTATCAAATTTACAGCTTCTGCAGATTTTTCCCTTTCTGTCTCTTGCGTCGACGCCCCCTCCTGGCTTGAATCAGTCAATccaaggctgaatgatggcacCCCTGGATCTGTTTTAGGAACATAGGTTGCTGTCCGTGCCATCATCAACAGGGCAGCAACGTCTTCTGCGACTGGATGACTGCATCATCATGTATAAGAATAAgagtaagaataagaatatacggATGATAAGCAAAGATTGATTTTAGTCTGAGGAACGTACATTTTAGTTGGAGCTGGGGGAATCATGGGTGTGGTTTCTTGAAGTTGTTTGGGGGGTTCAGGAATGCTGCACAGTTACACAAAATTAATCATGGCGTGAAAAAAAACTAATCAGGAACAATATACACCCTAACTGTtagcaaatatacacccaaactctaaacaaatatacacccaatactATTTCTTACGTTTCTTTAGTCCATTCAATCTGTAGCAAAGGGGTTGGTTCAAAATCTGTCTCAGTGGTTGTTTGGGATGCCGGCACAAAAACCTGGATCGGGActctaaagaagaagaaaaacaaaaggttAACAACACctttgaaaataataaggttataaggttgaaatattATTTGAAACCTCACATTGCAAGTGTATCCGACGGTGTCTGTTCCCTCACAACCATCATATTTGAATCAGCCGGACTCAACCTAAAATATACCCAAAGAAAGTCAAGAAATACACCCGAACAATTCAAAAAGGAGACAGGCTTTattttttgagaacttacatacttgcagtttttgcttttttttcctgccttttttttcttgaataaaataataaagggctttttttctaaaaaaaatatatacagaatCAGAAGTAGAAGGGTAGTAGAAGAACAAAATTAAAggttatttgaaagagaaattacatgctctACGACGGCTGGTTTACACTACTCTATTCTGTGTGTCCTTGAGAAgaaggatcatcacttcccaAGTTCACAGCCGGTATTCTAAAAAAGATTTCATGTTATtcagataaaataagataaaggtataaaatacacccaaatgaatgcacaaGATACAACCAACCGAAtggacaatatacacccaacacaaCAAACCTAATATCCCAACTTAATAAAGAACATACACCCAACTTTATCAACACAACACCCAAATGGTaccacaaaatacacccaaatcacgataacaagattttattaaataataaagtttCTTACGTTTCAGACGACACATAGTGACCTTCTGTTGATCGGAGGTCAGCTTGGTTCTCCCTGcaaaacaagaaacaattaTTAGCAAACAAAACACACCAGAATCTGAAATAGACAGCCCAACAAGACATACCCCTCTGCAGCAGCTTTATCAACATTTTCCCTTAGCCATTCATCCAGTTCGTCACTTGATATTTCATATGTCTCACtacattcataaaaaaaatgtaaacaaaaataattacaatgatAGACGGTAATATAGGTTATGAGGTACTGTACCCGTCAAAGTATTGATCTTCTTTAGGAGGTGAATCCTCCAcaacaacttttttcttttttggttgtgttctgggtggaaaaaaaagagtaccaatcagaaataaaaaaattaattttatcgcACAATATTATGCAAAGAAGTGCTTACTTTTTtggtgttgtttttgtttttttcttttgcttctccTTCTCTGCAGGTGATGATTCTTCGCtcctataaattaataataggcACTTCAGTTAATACATGAAATCTTTATAATTAAGCCAAACGAAAggagtaataatttcaggacatTACTCATCACTTGGTTCAGATTCAGATTCTGAATCAGAATCTGACTCCTCCTGcctctgctttctttttcttgagtcgattctggaaggcaaacaatcatcatttagaacatactaaaatacacccaaatgaatgtaGAAGATACACCCAACTGAATATACAATATACACCGAGGGAAAACGAAACAAACCCAGCTTAATaaacaatatacacccaacgtgatccacaaaatacacccaagtcgaaaaagaaattacacccAACTATGGTGCTtacttttttccctttttgctGGGATTTTTTCTTCCTGAATCCTCTGAGTCTTCTTGAGTctcagactcagaggtagaagtGTCACTATCAGTAGTTTCTGTGTCCGAAGACGATGTTGGACTCgccttcctttttttgttttttttatttttgtttttttttctatttttttcatttcttgtcTTTTCTCCTCCATCTTCACAATCCCCTGAAACATGAGATATTTTAGTGAGTTAGCAGCATTcaggtaaataaaatacatccAACATATTATGTTTACTCACCAAAATTTCCTCTCTTTCTTCTGTCATTCTTTGCACCAACTGCTCCTTAGTCCAGTTGGCAATCCAGGGCTTTGGTGGTCTTTCAGCCCTGTTCTTGCctttattttttgaaagatgaaaataaattatcattagGGCGAAGAGGCAACCGTTAAttgccttcttctttttcttcttgtagtCTTCGATGCCCTTGGCCATGAAggtcaaaacatgccccccCAGTTTCGCTCTGAGATGCCGTCCATCTGAAAAATTGGGGCCAGGTGCACAGGCGATATTTTGTTTATCGTTGTTGGCAGAAGGAACGCCATCTGTATATAGAGGATGAATATCCTCTTGAACATCAGGCGTTCCTGTTCGTTGCCAACACCGATTTCCATCATTTTATCGGTAAGATTTTTGAGGGTCTTACCCTGGAatcttctaaaaattattttgtcatcatCAGAAAGATCCTTATAGATGAATTTGTCATGAAATAGTTctcctacaaaaaggaaaacaacaaaGTATCCAAGCCGgttcaaatacacccaagcatcaacttaatatacacccaagcatcaagttaatatacacctataattttgagctagttacctgttgcattgatgccaagcgcatgacctattttttttgtgttatttagAAAGAACCATATCCTGTTTTCAGTTTGTTCTCCCCAATTTTGAAGTTGTTTGCCAGCTGCCTTAACAGTTGGTGATCCACTCTTAGTGGTGGGATGTGCATCAACCCACCGAATCCGAGATCTCGGACAATTGCCTTCTTTTCCTTAGTCATGTTTCTGAACTTATCACTGAGGAGATGTGTGGCACACTTAAGGTCTTTTGTCTGCTTTCTTGCTGCCATTTTATCTGAAATGAAAAAAGATACACTGatatatatcagtcagatacacccattaataacagtaagatacacccatatatatgagtcagatacacccattgataacagtgagatacacccattgataacagtaacatacacccatatatatgagtcagatacacccattgataacagtgAGATGCATGCATGTCTATCAGTCAGGTATCACTCAAACGTGCTTCAATATCAAGCAACAACACAAGGTCAGATAAGAGTAACATACATccatatatatgagtcagatacacccatatatatgagtcagatacacccattgataacagtgAGATACATGCATGTATATCAGTCAGGTATCACTCAAACGTGCTTCAATATCAAGCAACAACACAAGGTCAGAAAACAGTAacatacacccatatatatgagtcagatacacctaTTGATAACAGTGAGATACATGCATGTATATCAGTAAGGTATCACTCAAACATGCTTCAATATCAAGCAACAACACAAGGTCAAGCAATATACACCCCTCCAATCTACTGAATATACCCCCAAGAATCAGTTACCAGAAGATCTAGAACAACAAGAGAACGTAGAACAACAACGTAGAAGAACAGTgtaacaaagaagcaagaataacAGTAAACCCTAGAACTACAACgaagaagaaaagtaaaatgtaGTTCGTAATGGAACGTACCTTGAGTATTGTTGCTTTGTTTTCGCTGGGGATTCTTGATGGAGATTTTGATGTTGTGTTGATGGAGGTTTCGAAGGTTAGCGACGAGTTCTATATTTTGATTTTCGATTTTCGCTCGAAAATGGAAGCGTTGCTTTGTCTTCGAATTTCTTTGGGAAGTGGAAGAAGTGGGAGAGTCTGCCATTACTCGTAGGCTACGTAACCGTTTGAATGGCGAGCGCGTGGATGTTACGCTCCATTCATTCCCTCTTCATGCGCGTGAGTTGTATTTGGGCTGGGCCAACTTGTAAACTTGTaagcttgtatgtgtagcaggcccgaAAATTTAATTGCTCTGATACCACATGTAAACTTAATTTAAGCGGAAGCATTAATTAGGATCTTAAAAGTTGTAATTTTCATACCTGAATTGGTCGTCATAGTAAGTTTTGTTTATGGTAAAATTGGACTTTAAGATTGATTtctctccctttttctttcttttagacATTCATCAGAATGACAGTTTTCAATATTTTCAGTAAGTAGTAACGGTAAAAAAAAACATCGTGTGTATAGAAGTAGAGAGAGGACCATCTTTATATGGGTTATTAGCTATAAATCTAATGTGTCCATCAAACATTAGCATTAACAGATGAGATTAAgtcattaataatttataaataattacaaTTAAGCCACAACAGAAGTTTAAATTACAATAAACTTTCAACAATTTGAACAACCTATTGTCCAATCTGGTATTACTATTCTCAGGTAAGGCATGGCAATTGTGGTCTTGTTGAATTAGTAGAAGTGCAGCGGCAACTTGTTGCTTGAACACTAGTCATGGATGGTGGTGCTATTTTTGTTGGGTACATACGTCTCAAAGAGTTCAACGCATTGGCCAGAAAAGATTTAGTCATTGGCCAGAGTTACTTTTTATACATCCTTGcaaaattagaagatttaattGGCTTTTTGGATATTTATTTCTGtgtaaatagatatttttttaatagaatttcgggtgttttattttttgaattatcgGATCTTTTGCACAAATTTTGGAATGTTTCTTTTGAGTTGCTCATCATCATGAACAAGAAGCATATTCTTTTCATCAACCATGATGTTGTTAGTGCATATATATC from Arachis duranensis cultivar V14167 chromosome 4, aradu.V14167.gnm2.J7QH, whole genome shotgun sequence encodes:
- the LOC127746593 gene encoding protein FAR-RED IMPAIRED RESPONSE 1-like, with protein sequence MKRALEACMPTTIHRWCIWHIMKKIPSKLNGYKGHADIEQEMSQVVWNSHSKDSFDRNWNDFLLNFGLEDNKWLSDLYEDRHIWVPIYLDHHFWAGMRSTQRSESMHSFFNKYITRNSSLIQFSENKFPARYSTSSWLLTTQLQPR